The Sporosarcina sp. Marseille-Q4943 genome includes the window TGTCTCAGCGACCGGTTGCGTTTCTTTATAATAAAACTTCCGGCCCAAGTACGTTTGGAAGATGAGCAATAGCCCACCAACCGCCCAATAGAGCGGTAGCGCCGCCATCACTGTGAATGAGATGAACATGATCATGATCGGCGACATATAGATGAACATTTTCATCTGTTGCTTCTGCTGCTCAGGCATCGTCCATAACGATACACGTGCTTGGACGAAATAAACTGCACCCGCAATAAGCATCATGATGATATCCGGCTCGCCCAAGTTGAACCATAGGAATTTGTGCTCCTTCACTTCCGGCGGAGCGTAAAGAATTGCGAAATAAAGGCCCATGATAATCGGCATCTGGATAATCAATGGCAGACAGCCCATGTTCAACGGATTGACGCCGTGCTTGGAGTACAAGCCCATCATTTCCTGTTGAAGCTTCATCTGCTCTTCCTTTTCTTCCTTTTCTTTCGCTTCTTTCAAGCGCTTTTGGATATCTTCCATTTCTGGACGGAGAGCGTCCATTTTGATTTTCATTTCTTGCTGTGCCTTATAGTTTTTCAACATAAGCGGCATGAGCACTAGGCGGATGGCAACTGTAATAAGGATAATCGCCAAACCATAGCTTCCGTTGAACGTTTCACCGAGATAATGAAGAAGCCATTCCATCGGTTTGACGAAAATATTATAGAATGTCCCTTCTTTGTTCTGGACTCCGGAACAGCCACTTAAGAAAACTGCAGCTGTTATCAATATCGTGAATAAACCAATTTTCTTTTTCAATAAATTCACCTTCACTATTTCAAACTACTGAAAAGTATACATCAATTCACAGTGCAATTACAATCAATGTTCTTTATTTACTTGTATTTATCGGAAAACGGACATAAAAAAACGCCTCCATTAAGGAAGCGAATTGATTATTGATTTTGAGGGGCTTGGCTCGTGTCCACTTTCTTACTGTAGAGACCGTCCACTTCTGACTCCTTGGACTTGTCTTCCACTTCTTGGTTGTAGTAATGGACGCTTGTTTGCGCGCCTTCACTTACCATTTTATTATCCTGCAAGTCGTATGGATCCGAATGACCAGCTTTCGTCTCATCGGAACGGTTCAATTTTTGCGATTCTATAAAGGAGTCGACTTTCGTTTTCATATTATTCACCGCAACCATCGCCTTGTCACGATTTTCTTTTTTGCTGAAATATGCGTATGCACCTGCAGCCAACGTGGCAAGAAGCAATCCATTTCCGCGTTTACGTGCCATACTTATCAATCCTCCATTTAATATAAGAAATCGTATTATACTTGCAGTATACCCTTATCCCGGTTTTGAAAACTCCATTCAGCCAGATCCAATATCGGCAAACGAATCGTTTTCATTAGTAGTAGCATCTCATATCGTCCGTGTCATTTCAAATTATTCAGTTGATTTTTATAGATTCAATTCACTTTTTAGATAATTTAATTTTTAATATTTCAATATGATGACAATCATAGTTTCTTGTCCCATTTTTTGTTATGATAGCAAAAAGGATTACGGAGGTGATTCGTCATGATCAGACCGATGACTGCCGAAGATATTGGCTATATACAGCACATTGCCCACACCACGTGGAATGATACATACGAGGGGCTAATTCCTGAAAACATTCAAAAAGAATTTATCGATCGGTCCTATTCCGATGCGATGATGATGAAACGGATGGAGAAGACTCATGTGCTCGTCGCTGAATGTGAACAAGGAACCCCGATTGGCTTTCTCAATTTCACGAGGGAAGATGAAGATGGCGACTCCGAATTGACAGCCATGTATATTCTACCTTCCTATCAGCATTCAGGGTACGGCAAGAGACTTTTCGATTATACGATCAGCATGCTCGGCAACGCCAAACAGCTCTTCGTTTATGTAGATAGCCGAAATACGGCTGGACGAGCATTTTATGAAAGACAAGGATTCGAATTGGTGGAGGTATTTAAGGAATACTTCGAAGGCTACCCTGTCGAAACCGCACAGTATGTCTACTATATTCATGAACCAGTGCTTGCCTATTAAAATAAAGAGACGCTTTCCCATTTCGGGAAAGCGTCTTTTTGTTTTACAACGGTCTCATTCCATCGCTGTCATATGATCGATCCGCGTATTGAAGATCATCCTGTAATGGCGGCTTTTTCGTAAAGCAAAGAATCGCTGCGACGTAGAGCAGGATGGAAGGCAATGATAGGATTCCCCCTAACACACCCGCAATTATGAACATGATTCCTGCGAGTTTGGCATTCTTGTTTTTCCAGATGTTTACGATTCCGACAATATTCAATACGACACTTATGATCATTGCAATAATGATAAACCACATAAATCCTCCGAGAAGATCGAAAACCGGGATCATCATGTCTATGTCCGCCTGTGTCAATGAAGGATCAGTTTCCAAAACGAAAGCCGGGTCATTCTTCGCCATATATAAAATAGCCATTCCAAAGAAACCAAAAATAATTCCAATTGCAGTCATAATGACAGCAATGATGGATAACACCTTTTCAGCTGTGCGATTCAAATAAAGCACCCTTTCCTCTTACATTTTTCTATCATAACAAGTATACGAGAGATAATACAATAAGTTTCATATCTCAACTTCTTTTTCACAAGGGAAGTTTTGGAATTGTCATTCGCGGGTACTAGATTTCTATGAAGGAACATATTAAGAAGTGGAAGGAGAGCATGAAATATGGGGAAAAACCTGATTTTCACCTCGACGGACATGCTTTACACAGTCGCAGGCGCATCCGTACTAACTGGCATCGTATATTTCGTCACAATGGCATGGGGGCTTTGATTCATTTTCAGCATAAATAAAAGGCAATCCTTTCATCGATGAAGGATTGCCTTTTTTCGCTTTTTAGTTCCGTCTAGACTGCGGGCGCCAGAGGCTCGGGGTCATAAGTCAAATCTGCTCTGTGGCAAAGTTCGCCACGCCGCATCTTTGCCTTATGCCTGTCGCCTCTAGGCAGGCGTCCTCCGCTTTTGCTTAAGCCTTTACATCATCATATTCTTTATAACGATTAAACGCAGTGACTACGTACGAACATACCGCTTCCATCTTGTATCCTTTTTCGCGGGCATATTCCGCAGCGCGGTCGAGCAATTGCTTCGCCACACCTTGTCCTCGCAAGTCTTCCGATACATACGTATGATCCATGACCATGACATCCGCGAGAAGCGTCCACGTGATTTCAGCTAGCATCTTTCCGTCCTTTTCGTGCCGGAACGCAAATGCGTCTCCGCCAAGCTCGACTAATTCAAATTCCATGTGATCCTCTCCTTTTACAATATTCTATCATATTGCACGTTTGTATCACTTGAACCATGACTGGATCGATTCAAAAAGATCTGCAAAGAACTGTTTCACTTTATCCCAAAAACCCGGGTCGATTTCACCGAACTTCTCTTTTATCGTTGTCGCCATATCGGATAATTGCTCGGACAGTTTATTGAAATCGATGTCCAAGTTCCGGATCCGATCCATCAAGTCAATGAGCAATTGACGGTCTGCCTCGTTCAACTCGATATTCAGCTTCTTCAACTGTTCATTGACAATTGTCTCGACTTCTTCTTTCGTCGCTGGCTTGTTATCGGCGATCGCCTTCTTGATTTCCGTCAGAAGCTCCGCCACTTTGTCCTGGTCGATGCCGGAATCCTTCGCAAACTTTGTCGCCAAATTCAGCTCGTCATTCGCAACATCCGTCCGCTCGGTATCAAGCGTTTCCCCGGACACTTCATACGCCTTATAAATCCCTACCAATGCAGAATGCCCCGTCACCGGCTTCGGCGCCGCCACTTCTACGATCGCGTCCTCGATGCCAGCTGTCATCATCGCTGTCGCATACATCTCGTTCGTCACTTGTGTAATATTGTCAGGCGTGACGATGTTAATGACGAGCCCTTTCCCTTCGTCCTGCCTCGTAATTTTGGCGGATGAATACATTCTCGCCTGGCTGTTGCCGTCTTTAATATATTTCACAAGATCAGTTCCATCGACCGTAATTTCGTCGACTTCCGCACTCTCTTCGACTTTCAAGCTTTTTTTAACGCTTTCTTTCTCCGCGTCGGTCAAGTTCGCCCCTAGCACAACAATGGGCACACCCAGTTTTTCATCAATGGCCGTATCGGCTTTCGCGCTCGTCGGCAGCAAGCTACAGGCAAAGAGCAATAACGCGCTCGCCACCACCAATAGTTTCTTCATAAGCTTTCCCTCCTGTACTAAGAAGTAGTACGAAGTACATTGAAAAAGGTTCCTGTTCTCATTTCAAGGTTGTCCAACCTTCACTTTGTGTAACTTTCCCTTCCTTCATCAACTTGCCGAGCGCCCGTTTGAATGCACCCTTGCTCATGCCGAACATCTCGCTTATTTCATCGGGAGTCGATTTGTCTGAAAACGGCATTTTGCCGCCTACATCCGTCAAGTAGCGGTACACAGTTTCCGCATCATCGCCGAGGCGCTCCTCTTTCCTAGGGAGCAAAGAGCCGTTCAGCGTGCCATCATCGCGCACGTCGATGATCCGGATATCCACTTCCTCACCCAGGCGCGGCTCATGCTCCCGCTCCGTATTGTGGACGAATATCCTGTACGTTTCCGGAATGCTCAAGAAGAATGATCCCACTGGCAATAGACGATATGCCCTTGCTTTCAAGTTTTTGTTGAAAGCCGTTTCTGGCGCATCTGCAATCAATTCCAGCACTCTCTCCTCCGTCGCGAGGCGTCCGAAAATATTGCCGCCAAGATCGGTGCGCAATGTCATGAACAACTCATCATCCGTCTTCGGCCATAGTGCTTTCACTCGCGGCAGGTCCGCTTTATTCACGAGCACTTCGAAGGACGAACCGATGTCCACATATGCGCCTTCCTTTTCATCAATCCGAATGACCCGTCCCCAGCCGAACGACTCGCATGTCATCTTCGGAATATTGGACGTCGCTGTCAATTCGCCGCGCCTGTTCATATACAGGAAGACTTCGACGACATCGCCCTCTTCGATCGGCGATTCGAATTCTGATGCATTGATCATAATCTCCTGCTCGTCTCCGCCATCCAGCACCCATCTAGATCCTTCCTGGCCAATTACAGTCAGCTGGGCGGTAAAACCCGGTTTATGTTCTGTCATTTCATATCTCCTCTTCCATTTAGAAGCTTTGCCGTTCCTTCAATCGTTGCACGAACCCTTCGTCCTCTTTCATTGCTTCCACGAGATCCGTTATCCGATCCATCGCATTCCAGCTTAAGTGGTGCTCGATCCCTTCAACATCGTTGTAAATGTTCTTCTCTTCGACACCGATGATCCGGAGAAACTGTTCGAGAAGATCATGTCTTCTGACGAGCTTCTTTCCGAATGTCAATCCTTTGTCTGTCAGCTCAAGCCCTCTATAGCGCTCGTAGACGACATAGCCTTCACGGTCAAGCCGCTGCGCCATTTTCGTGACAGATGAAGGCAATACCGAAAGTGCTTCTGCTACATCAGAAACGCGAGCTTCTCCTCTCGCCTCGAGCTGCAAATATATTTGTTCAATATAATCCTCCATACTTGGTGTTGCCAATCGTTCCACCTCCAGTATGTACATTCCCTGCCCATTCAATGATAAATCATGCATGAAAAGCAGTTTACAATTTATAGCTTACGGGTAAATTCACTATACCACTTCGAAGGAGTGAAAAAAATGGGTAAACTACTTTGGATTATTATCGTAGCATTAATCGCCTTCTGGCTGCTTGGATTCGTCATGAAGGTTGGAGGCGGATTGATCCACCTTCTGTTAGTCATTGCAGGAATCATTTTCGTCATCCAGTTGTTAACCGGCAGGCGATCAGTTTAAAGAAAGGGTGCCAATCGATGGCACCCTTTCTTATTTTACTTTTGCATAAATGCACGTATTTCGCAAATGCTTGCCATCCACTGAAAGGGAATCGCATTTCAACGTCCCTTCCAGCTCAAACCCTGCCCGTTCAGCGACAGAACGGCTTTTCACATTTTCCTCATCACATCTTATTTCCACTCTGCGGGCGTTCAGCTCCTCGAATGAAAAACGCGATAATCGCTCAACCGCTTCGGTCATAAGGCCTCGCCCTTCGAATTTCGTGTCCAGCCAATACCCGATTTCGAACTTCGGAACTGTCCAGTCGATCCGGTGAAGTCCGGTTGATCCGACAAACTCGCCAGTTTCCTTCGAAAACATATGAAGCCGCAAATCTTTCCGTGTAATGAAATCCGCAATTGCCTGGCGCAGATTATCTTCTGTCGCATGCAGCTCAGGTGCCTTTTGTGCAAAGGGCATCCAGTCCTTTAAGGTAGGCAGCGAGTTGCGGATCGCATTCCACACATCAAGAGCATCTTCCACTTCAGGCATGCGAATAA containing:
- the yidC gene encoding membrane protein insertase YidC gives rise to the protein MKKKIGLFTILITAAVFLSGCSGVQNKEGTFYNIFVKPMEWLLHYLGETFNGSYGLAIILITVAIRLVLMPLMLKNYKAQQEMKIKMDALRPEMEDIQKRLKEAKEKEEKEEQMKLQQEMMGLYSKHGVNPLNMGCLPLIIQMPIIMGLYFAILYAPPEVKEHKFLWFNLGEPDIIMMLIAGAVYFVQARVSLWTMPEQQKQQMKMFIYMSPIMIMFISFTVMAALPLYWAVGGLLLIFQTYLGRKFYYKETQPVAETETKKD
- a CDS encoding GNAT family N-acetyltransferase, which encodes MIRPMTAEDIGYIQHIAHTTWNDTYEGLIPENIQKEFIDRSYSDAMMMKRMEKTHVLVAECEQGTPIGFLNFTREDEDGDSELTAMYILPSYQHSGYGKRLFDYTISMLGNAKQLFVYVDSRNTAGRAFYERQGFELVEVFKEYFEGYPVETAQYVYYIHEPVLAY
- a CDS encoding DUF4064 domain-containing protein, translated to MNRTAEKVLSIIAVIMTAIGIIFGFFGMAILYMAKNDPAFVLETDPSLTQADIDMMIPVFDLLGGFMWFIIIAMIISVVLNIVGIVNIWKNKNAKLAGIMFIIAGVLGGILSLPSILLYVAAILCFTKKPPLQDDLQYADRSYDSDGMRPL
- a CDS encoding GNAT family N-acetyltransferase; the protein is MEFELVELGGDAFAFRHEKDGKMLAEITWTLLADVMVMDHTYVSEDLRGQGVAKQLLDRAAEYAREKGYKMEAVCSYVVTAFNRYKEYDDVKA
- a CDS encoding DUF1002 domain-containing protein, whose amino-acid sequence is MKKLLVVASALLLFACSLLPTSAKADTAIDEKLGVPIVVLGANLTDAEKESVKKSLKVEESAEVDEITVDGTDLVKYIKDGNSQARMYSSAKITRQDEGKGLVINIVTPDNITQVTNEMYATAMMTAGIEDAIVEVAAPKPVTGHSALVGIYKAYEVSGETLDTERTDVANDELNLATKFAKDSGIDQDKVAELLTEIKKAIADNKPATKEEVETIVNEQLKKLNIELNEADRQLLIDLMDRIRNLDIDFNKLSEQLSDMATTIKEKFGEIDPGFWDKVKQFFADLFESIQSWFK
- a CDS encoding S1 RNA-binding domain-containing protein, producing MTEHKPGFTAQLTVIGQEGSRWVLDGGDEQEIMINASEFESPIEEGDVVEVFLYMNRRGELTATSNIPKMTCESFGWGRVIRIDEKEGAYVDIGSSFEVLVNKADLPRVKALWPKTDDELFMTLRTDLGGNIFGRLATEERVLELIADAPETAFNKNLKARAYRLLPVGSFFLSIPETYRIFVHNTEREHEPRLGEEVDIRIIDVRDDGTLNGSLLPRKEERLGDDAETVYRYLTDVGGKMPFSDKSTPDEISEMFGMSKGAFKRALGKLMKEGKVTQSEGWTTLK
- the mntR gene encoding transcriptional regulator MntR; its protein translation is MATPSMEDYIEQIYLQLEARGEARVSDVAEALSVLPSSVTKMAQRLDREGYVVYERYRGLELTDKGLTFGKKLVRRHDLLEQFLRIIGVEEKNIYNDVEGIEHHLSWNAMDRITDLVEAMKEDEGFVQRLKERQSF
- a CDS encoding lmo0937 family membrane protein, with the protein product MGKLLWIIIVALIAFWLLGFVMKVGGGLIHLLLVIAGIIFVIQLLTGRRSV